A window of the Candidatus Methylomirabilota bacterium genome harbors these coding sequences:
- the fdhE gene encoding formate dehydrogenase accessory protein FdhE — translation PERLPTLRADACETCRRYLITVDGRKDPAAVPIADELVALPLDLHARERGFAKIVPNLMGI, via the coding sequence ACCCCGAGCGCCTCCCGACCCTGCGGGCGGATGCCTGCGAGACGTGCCGGCGGTACCTGATCACGGTGGACGGTCGAAAGGACCCGGCGGCGGTGCCCATCGCGGACGAGCTGGTGGCCCTGCCGCTCGACCTGCACGCGCGAGAGCGTGGCTTCGCCAAGATCGTACCGAACCTCATGGGGATATAA